A region from the Candidatus Thiothrix putei genome encodes:
- a CDS encoding transposase → MNSTERALIAQRWSLLQIEILPCFNDAFGTLTPKLEKLIHVLELTRIEDFVRSFRDGSGRPATERSWFANAFVAKSVLNIVNTRALIDRLQNDRSLRRICGFPLTKKLPSESTFSRAFAEFAEQRLAERVHETLVKTYLGDALIGHLCRDSTAIEARERPVAEEKPKKKQGQTRIQRQREQSLQQALDEIPVQCNRGTKKNAQGYKHSWNGYKLHIDTADCGVPIAAILSSASFHDSGAAIPLSQISAQRVTSLYDLMDAAYCSADLHEYSRHLGHVPLIDHNPRGGQKEAFEPADAERYKIRSTVERTNARLKDEFGGRNVWVQGAQKVYSHLMFGILVLSADQLMRVLL, encoded by the coding sequence ATGAATTCTACCGAACGCGCCCTGATTGCACAACGCTGGAGTTTGCTGCAAATTGAAATACTACCTTGCTTCAATGATGCCTTTGGCACATTGACCCCCAAGCTTGAAAAACTCATTCACGTACTGGAGCTGACGCGCATTGAAGATTTTGTGCGCTCTTTTCGTGATGGGTCTGGACGGCCAGCGACGGAGCGATCTTGGTTTGCCAATGCTTTTGTCGCCAAAAGCGTGCTCAATATTGTCAATACGCGAGCACTCATTGACCGGCTGCAAAACGATCGCTCCCTGCGACGCATCTGCGGGTTTCCCCTGACCAAGAAACTGCCTTCCGAATCCACCTTTTCACGTGCCTTCGCTGAATTTGCTGAACAGCGTTTAGCGGAACGTGTGCATGAAACGTTGGTGAAAACGTATTTGGGCGATGCGCTGATCGGCCACCTGTGTCGGGATTCAACAGCCATTGAGGCACGTGAACGGCCTGTTGCCGAGGAAAAGCCAAAGAAAAAACAAGGGCAAACACGGATTCAGCGCCAACGGGAACAGTCACTTCAGCAAGCACTCGATGAGATACCGGTTCAGTGTAACCGGGGGACGAAGAAGAATGCCCAAGGCTACAAGCACAGTTGGAACGGCTACAAACTGCATATCGATACCGCCGATTGTGGTGTCCCGATAGCAGCCATTCTGTCTTCCGCCTCCTTTCACGACAGCGGGGCAGCCATCCCACTCTCTCAAATCAGTGCCCAACGTGTCACCAGTCTCTACGACCTGATGGATGCAGCCTATTGCAGTGCTGATTTGCACGAATACAGCCGTCATCTGGGGCATGTCCCTCTGATTGATCACAATCCTCGCGGCGGACAGAAAGAAGCGTTTGAACCTGCTGATGCCGAGCGTTACAAAATTCGCAGCACCGTAGAACGAACCAATGCCCGCCTGAAGGATGAATTTGGTGGTCGGAATGTGTGGGTGCAAGGCGCACAAAAAGTTTACAGCCACCTGATGTTTGGGATTTTGGTGTTGAGTGCTGATCAACTGATGCGTGTCTTGTTATAA
- a CDS encoding IS66 family transposase: MNQLPRPTRESLQQLSHAELVELVLTLFDRIDQLTARVNELEAQLNKNSKNSHKPPSSDGLKRQPAQPRQLGQRPKGGQPGHKGHSLVMHPSPDHVEYYGVAGHCDCGLPLTEALIETGECRQQWDIPEPQIVVTEHRQLICTCGCGKVHKGEFPATLAPYISYGARLKAYTVGLVQGHFISLSRASEIVFDQYGVKPSDGSVQHWIGQASENLTATYTAIQNTISSSDVAHFDESGMRAQGKTQWLHVAATPEAVYYTAHARRGYEAMTAAGILPVFQGVAVHDHWKPYFRFDQVVHSLCGAHLLRELNYFDETLKHQWPAQLKQVLIDAKTAVAEAKDAQQTALSLEQMTELKQRYDQWVNHGLLIFPEQPKINPKQGKAKQDPARNLLCRLRDFKDSVLQFIQRFDVPFDNNLAERAVRPVKVKLKVAGGFRAMGGAEAFCVIRSVWETDKIQGRNPFESLRAVFG; encoded by the coding sequence ATGAACCAGCTACCCCGCCCAACACGAGAAAGTCTCCAGCAGTTAAGCCACGCCGAATTGGTGGAGTTAGTGTTGACGCTTTTTGACCGTATTGATCAGTTGACCGCCCGCGTGAATGAGCTGGAAGCACAGCTCAACAAAAACAGTAAAAATTCACACAAGCCCCCGTCATCGGATGGACTGAAACGCCAACCCGCACAGCCGCGTCAGCTTGGACAACGCCCAAAAGGTGGCCAGCCAGGTCATAAAGGGCATAGCCTCGTGATGCACCCATCACCCGATCACGTGGAATATTACGGTGTTGCCGGGCATTGCGACTGTGGTTTGCCGCTAACCGAAGCCCTGATTGAGACAGGTGAATGTCGGCAACAGTGGGACATTCCCGAACCCCAAATCGTGGTCACGGAACACCGCCAACTGATTTGCACGTGTGGTTGTGGCAAGGTTCATAAAGGCGAATTCCCGGCAACACTCGCCCCTTACATCAGTTACGGCGCACGTTTAAAGGCCTATACGGTGGGTTTGGTACAAGGTCATTTCATTTCGCTGTCACGGGCAAGCGAGATTGTATTCGACCAATACGGTGTTAAGCCTTCCGATGGCAGTGTGCAGCACTGGATCGGTCAGGCGAGTGAAAACCTGACGGCCACTTATACAGCTATTCAGAACACCATTAGTAGCAGCGACGTGGCTCACTTTGATGAAAGCGGAATGCGGGCGCAAGGCAAAACCCAATGGTTGCATGTAGCCGCAACACCCGAAGCCGTTTACTACACTGCCCATGCACGGCGCGGATACGAGGCCATGACAGCGGCGGGAATCCTGCCGGTATTCCAAGGCGTTGCGGTTCATGACCATTGGAAACCGTATTTCCGCTTTGATCAGGTGGTACACAGCCTTTGTGGGGCGCATCTGCTGCGGGAGTTGAACTACTTTGATGAAACCCTCAAACATCAATGGCCTGCACAACTCAAACAGGTCTTGATTGATGCTAAGACCGCAGTGGCTGAAGCAAAAGACGCGCAACAAACGGCATTGTCGCTGGAGCAAATGACTGAACTCAAGCAACGTTATGACCAATGGGTGAATCACGGACTGTTGATTTTCCCTGAACAACCTAAAATCAACCCTAAACAAGGCAAAGCCAAACAAGACCCCGCCAGAAACTTGTTATGCCGTCTACGTGACTTCAAGGATTCGGTGTTGCAGTTCATTCAGCGGTTTGATGTACCGTTTGACAACAATTTGGCTGAACGAGCCGTTCGACCCGTCAAAGTTAAACTCAAGGTGGCGGGTGGATTCCGCGCAATGGGCGGTGCGGAGGCTTTTTGTGTTATCCGTTCCGTGTGGGAAACCGACAAGATTCAGGGGCGAAATCCGTTTGAGTCTCTCAGAGCGGTTTTTGGATAG
- the gpmI gene encoding 2,3-bisphosphoglycerate-independent phosphoglycerate mutase translates to MKPRHPNVPRRKTILVILDGFGVNPSKRFNAVHEADTPNFDRYFGSYPHTTLQASGRAVGLPDGQMGNSEVGHMTIGCGTILRQDLVRIEDAIEDGSFYKNHSLLNALESAKADKRPLHLLGLVSDGGVHSHMTHIIALLKACMEHNVKPVLHVITDGRDTAPKIAKQFIQQIQRVMEMTGGEIATVTGRFYAMDRDNRWERTKLAWDAMVQGIGTPASSALQAVDDAYAAGETDEFIKPRIMPGAERIQSNDTVLFFNFRNDRPRQMAKALADPDFADFDRGEFEPVSLTTMTEYDKRLLAPVIFSPERPATNLAQTISLAGLKQLHCAETEKYAHVTFFFNGGRERTYAGEERIVIPSPKVETYDDQPEMSAKEVADTIISAIEQDKYCFIVVNFANGDMVGHTAVPGAVIKAVEALDREVGRLLDSAVAHNYSVILTADHGNCDEYIDPLTGEPNTQHTVYPVPCLIMDKSNWRLSTEGGLSNLAPTVLHLMGLPKPDGMKGKSLLLEELPR, encoded by the coding sequence GTGAAACCAAGACACCCAAACGTACCTCGCCGTAAAACCATTCTGGTGATTCTGGATGGTTTCGGCGTTAACCCCAGCAAACGCTTTAATGCGGTACACGAAGCCGACACGCCCAATTTTGACCGCTATTTCGGCAGTTACCCCCATACCACGCTGCAAGCATCAGGGCGTGCTGTGGGGCTACCGGATGGGCAAATGGGCAATTCCGAAGTCGGGCACATGACCATTGGCTGTGGCACAATTTTACGTCAGGATTTGGTGCGTATTGAAGATGCGATTGAGGATGGCAGTTTCTACAAAAACCATTCCCTGCTGAATGCGCTGGAAAGTGCCAAAGCCGACAAACGCCCACTGCATTTACTCGGTTTAGTGTCGGACGGCGGCGTACACAGCCACATGACACACATTATCGCCCTACTGAAAGCCTGCATGGAACACAATGTAAAGCCGGTGTTGCATGTCATTACCGACGGGCGTGACACCGCACCTAAAATTGCCAAGCAATTTATCCAGCAAATCCAGCGGGTGATGGAAATGACCGGCGGTGAAATTGCCACCGTCACCGGTCGCTTTTACGCAATGGATCGGGATAACCGCTGGGAACGCACCAAACTCGCGTGGGACGCGATGGTGCAAGGCATCGGCACACCCGCCAGCAGCGCCTTGCAAGCGGTGGATGATGCGTATGCCGCTGGGGAAACCGACGAATTCATCAAACCGCGCATTATGCCGGGTGCTGAACGCATCCAAAGCAATGACACCGTGCTGTTTTTCAACTTCCGCAATGACCGTCCGCGCCAGATGGCGAAAGCCTTAGCTGACCCGGACTTTGCCGATTTTGACCGGGGTGAATTTGAGCCGGTTTCGCTCACCACCATGACGGAATACGACAAACGCCTGCTTGCCCCCGTCATTTTCTCACCCGAACGCCCAGCAACCAACTTGGCGCAAACCATCAGTTTAGCGGGCTTGAAGCAACTGCATTGTGCAGAAACCGAAAAATACGCCCACGTTACCTTCTTCTTCAATGGCGGGCGCGAACGCACGTATGCGGGCGAAGAGCGTATTGTCATCCCCTCACCCAAGGTGGAAACTTACGACGATCAGCCGGAAATGAGCGCGAAAGAAGTCGCTGACACCATTATCAGTGCGATTGAGCAGGACAAATATTGCTTCATCGTGGTGAATTTCGCCAACGGTGACATGGTAGGTCACACCGCTGTCCCCGGTGCAGTGATTAAAGCCGTAGAAGCACTGGATCGTGAAGTCGGGCGCTTATTGGATAGCGCAGTTGCTCACAATTACTCGGTGATTTTGACCGCTGACCACGGTAACTGCGACGAATACATCGACCCGTTGACTGGCGAACCCAATACCCAGCACACCGTTTACCCCGTGCCATGCCTCATTATGGATAAATCCAACTGGCGGCTATCGACTGAAGGCGGCTTGAGCAATCTTGCGCCGACGGTATTGCACTTAATGGGGCTGCCCAAACCGGATGGGATGAAAGGCAAATCGTTATTGCTGGAAGAATTACCACGTTAA
- the tatC gene encoding twin-arginine translocase subunit TatC: MTKNPNTPHSEGEELGFLQHLLELRDRLLRMVLAIGIVFLILMPFAQDLYNLLSDPLVRHLPEGQKLIAVGVASPFFIPYKLALMVAFVLALPYVLYQVWGFIAPGLYQHEKKIVTPLLLSSVALFYTGMAFAYFLVLPMMFSILPGFAPSNVDVTPDIAEYLDFVMMMFMAFGIGFEMPVATILLITTGITSRETLKQSRPYVIVVAFIVGMFLTPPDVLSQVMLAVPMWLLFEVGLLASRLFDQRIAEANAEKEDREKLEYQREIKPPAAPTTTAAATGAAVTTAWENDQYIFEETAPVQSTDDEAFRPLTDEEMEAELERMDAEFKRMEENFRQQEEDGKSS; the protein is encoded by the coding sequence ATGACGAAAAATCCTAACACGCCTCACTCCGAAGGCGAGGAACTCGGTTTCCTGCAACACCTGCTGGAATTACGTGACCGTTTATTGCGCATGGTGCTAGCAATTGGCATTGTGTTTTTGATTCTGATGCCATTTGCTCAAGATTTATACAACCTGTTATCGGATCCGCTGGTTCGGCATTTACCAGAAGGACAAAAACTGATTGCTGTCGGTGTAGCCTCACCCTTCTTTATCCCTTACAAACTCGCATTGATGGTGGCGTTTGTGTTGGCATTGCCTTACGTGCTGTATCAAGTGTGGGGATTTATTGCCCCCGGACTGTATCAGCACGAAAAGAAAATTGTCACACCGCTATTACTCTCCAGCGTGGCACTATTTTATACCGGCATGGCATTTGCCTATTTCTTAGTACTGCCGATGATGTTTAGCATCCTTCCAGGCTTCGCTCCCTCTAATGTCGATGTTACCCCGGATATTGCCGAATACCTCGATTTCGTCATGATGATGTTCATGGCATTCGGCATTGGCTTTGAAATGCCGGTAGCGACCATTTTATTAATCACCACTGGCATCACTAGTCGAGAAACCCTTAAACAATCAAGACCGTATGTAATAGTCGTCGCTTTTATCGTCGGCATGTTTTTAACGCCACCCGATGTGCTATCACAGGTGATGTTAGCTGTGCCCATGTGGTTACTGTTTGAAGTGGGTTTGCTTGCCAGCCGCCTGTTTGATCAACGCATTGCCGAAGCGAACGCGGAAAAAGAAGACCGCGAGAAACTCGAATACCAACGTGAAATCAAACCACCAGCAGCACCCACGACTACAGCAGCGGCAACAGGTGCAGCAGTGACAACTGCCTGGGAAAATGATCAGTACATTTTCGAGGAAACTGCTCCAGTCCAATCTACCGATGATGAAGCTTTCCGCCCCTTGACTGATGAAGAAATGGAAGCTGAATTAGAACGCATGGATGCCGAATTCAAACGCATGGAAGAAAACTTCCGTCAGCAGGAAGAAGACGGCAAATCAAGCTGA
- the tatB gene encoding Sec-independent protein translocase protein TatB, translating into MFEASFFEMLVVGVIALLVIGPERLPGLARKAGRLLGKARAFIATTRTDIERELRTEEMRSMLSKQEEEIRSLRDLMQQNTTDVRHSIEDATKPHDEKS; encoded by the coding sequence ATGTTTGAAGCCAGCTTCTTTGAAATGCTTGTTGTCGGGGTCATTGCCTTATTGGTGATTGGCCCCGAACGTTTGCCCGGTCTTGCTCGCAAAGCTGGGCGTTTGCTTGGCAAAGCACGTGCCTTTATTGCCACTACCCGCACCGATATTGAGCGCGAGTTACGCACTGAAGAAATGCGCAGCATGTTGAGCAAACAGGAAGAAGAAATTCGTTCTTTGCGTGATCTGATGCAACAAAACACCACCGACGTTCGCCACAGTATTGAAGACGCCACCAAGCCACATGACGAAAAATCCTAA
- the tatA gene encoding twin-arginine translocase TatA/TatE family subunit — MGLGGISPWSLLLILVIILLLFGTKRLRNMGSDLGETFKNFKKSMKDGQEETSEQVPQQPPNNIPGGRVIDAEAKEKDKV, encoded by the coding sequence ATGGGTTTAGGTGGCATCAGTCCTTGGTCATTATTACTGATTCTGGTCATTATCCTTCTATTGTTTGGCACTAAACGCTTACGCAATATGGGGAGTGACCTTGGTGAAACCTTCAAAAACTTCAAAAAGTCCATGAAGGACGGGCAGGAAGAAACCTCAGAACAAGTCCCACAACAACCACCGAACAATATCCCCGGTGGACGTGTAATCGATGCGGAAGCAAAAGAAAAAGACAAGGTGTAA
- a CDS encoding phosphoribosyl-ATP diphosphatase, with the protein MNDNVLAQLAEVLESRKQAEPDSSYVAKLYAKGLDAILKKIGEEATETVMAAKDGEKDKIVYEVADLWFHTLVLLAQQGLHPDAVLEELARRFGVSGLVEKASRTH; encoded by the coding sequence ATGAATGATAACGTACTTGCACAACTTGCCGAGGTGCTGGAAAGCCGCAAACAAGCGGAGCCAGACAGTTCTTATGTTGCCAAACTCTACGCCAAAGGGCTGGATGCGATCCTGAAAAAGATCGGCGAAGAAGCCACCGAAACCGTGATGGCAGCCAAAGACGGCGAAAAAGACAAAATTGTGTATGAAGTTGCAGATTTGTGGTTTCATACATTGGTATTACTGGCACAGCAGGGCTTACACCCCGATGCGGTACTGGAAGAATTAGCCCGACGCTTTGGCGTCTCCGGTCTGGTCGAAAAAGCCAGCCGCACACATTAA
- the hisF gene encoding imidazole glycerol phosphate synthase subunit HisF — protein MGLAKRIIPCLDVNNGRVVKGVNFVDIRDAGDPVEIAARYNREGADEITFLDITASSDNRDTIVHMVEAVASQVFIPLTVGGGIRKPEDVRRMLNAGADKVGINTAAITNPDLVRECTDYFGSQCIVVAIDAKRVNEPGEPDRWEVFTHGGRNRTGIDAVAWAEKMAQYGAGELLVTSMDRDGTKVGFDLGLTRAITDRVGIPLIASGGVGNLQHLADGVLKGGADAVLAASIFHFGEYTVSDAKRYMAAQGIEMRL, from the coding sequence ATGGGCTTAGCCAAACGCATTATCCCCTGCCTTGATGTGAACAACGGTCGTGTTGTCAAAGGCGTGAACTTCGTCGACATCCGTGACGCGGGCGACCCGGTGGAAATCGCCGCGCGTTACAACCGTGAAGGCGCGGACGAAATCACCTTCCTCGACATTACCGCCAGTTCCGACAACCGCGATACCATCGTACACATGGTCGAAGCGGTTGCCTCGCAAGTGTTTATTCCGCTCACCGTTGGCGGCGGCATTCGCAAGCCCGAAGACGTGCGCCGCATGTTGAATGCGGGTGCGGATAAAGTCGGCATTAACACCGCTGCGATTACCAACCCCGATTTGGTACGCGAATGCACTGACTATTTCGGTTCGCAATGCATCGTGGTGGCGATTGATGCCAAGCGCGTCAATGAACCGGGCGAACCGGATCGCTGGGAAGTCTTCACCCACGGCGGGCGCAACCGTACCGGCATTGATGCCGTGGCATGGGCAGAAAAAATGGCGCAATACGGCGCGGGTGAATTGCTGGTCACGAGCATGGATCGCGATGGCACGAAAGTCGGTTTCGACCTCGGTTTAACCCGTGCGATTACGGATCGCGTAGGCATTCCGCTGATCGCTTCCGGCGGGGTTGGCAATTTGCAACATTTAGCCGATGGCGTACTCAAAGGCGGAGCGGATGCGGTGCTTGCTGCGAGTATTTTCCACTTTGGTGAATACACCGTGAGTGATGCTAAACGCTACATGGCAGCCCAAGGCATTGAGATGAGGCTGTGA
- a CDS encoding aminoglycoside phosphotransferase family protein has product MSDFPTHFGMYIAGHDETPVQYWSDATIPLNGRPPTNQPSSSPARVRSWQSRPYFCDTLARLCEDNLGGVVVQIEFLGGEERSACRVIWESGRVAIASFRTEHGCARLEAQVLHHLHPQAAPVPELFYFNGIVLVQESLQGDSLSHRLATADRPTCETLLSAALSSLVAIHQAAERAGLDQAVPLLGAEQYWIQRHIRQVHKMGEALKIPAPPLSTQDIHDILLPLKPRFVKWDARPGNAMVNTAGQVYWFDWENCGARNRLDDLVWLLCDESVPFCAETEQALLAEYLPQFADGASLEAAYRYACIAGVLHCAARLGLILYKKEGDEWWDMQEILAHDYIGVTLPQAQRLCYRAADWAQRESLVAALTPWFMQVAKHLETL; this is encoded by the coding sequence ATGAGCGATTTCCCCACTCATTTCGGCATGTATATCGCCGGTCATGATGAAACCCCCGTACAGTATTGGTCTGATGCCACTATTCCCCTTAATGGCCGCCCCCCCACCAACCAACCCTCTTCATCCCCTGCGCGTGTCAGGTCTTGGCAGTCCCGCCCTTACTTTTGTGACACGCTGGCAAGATTATGCGAAGACAATCTCGGTGGCGTGGTCGTACAGATTGAGTTTCTCGGTGGTGAAGAGCGCAGCGCGTGCCGAGTCATCTGGGAAAGTGGGCGGGTAGCCATTGCCAGTTTCCGTACCGAGCATGGGTGTGCGCGTCTGGAAGCGCAGGTACTGCACCATTTGCACCCACAAGCTGCCCCCGTGCCGGAGTTGTTTTACTTTAACGGCATTGTGTTGGTGCAGGAGTCACTGCAAGGTGACAGCCTGTCGCACCGCTTGGCAACCGCTGACCGCCCAACCTGTGAAACCTTATTATCCGCCGCCTTAAGTAGTTTGGTGGCTATTCATCAGGCTGCCGAACGTGCTGGGTTGGATCAAGCCGTGCCATTGTTGGGGGCTGAACAATACTGGATTCAGCGCCATATCCGCCAAGTCCACAAAATGGGCGAAGCACTAAAAATCCCCGCGCCTCCCTTGTCCACGCAGGACATTCACGACATTTTACTGCCCCTCAAACCCCGTTTCGTCAAATGGGATGCCCGCCCCGGTAACGCGATGGTCAATACCGCAGGTCAAGTGTATTGGTTTGACTGGGAAAATTGTGGGGCGCGTAACCGTTTGGATGATCTGGTCTGGCTATTGTGCGATGAAAGTGTGCCGTTTTGTGCGGAGACGGAGCAGGCGTTGTTGGCGGAATACCTGCCACAGTTTGCGGATGGGGCTTCTTTGGAGGCAGCGTACCGCTATGCCTGCATTGCGGGGGTGTTGCATTGTGCTGCCCGTTTGGGTTTGATCCTCTATAAAAAAGAGGGGGATGAGTGGTGGGATATGCAGGAAATTTTAGCGCATGACTACATCGGTGTAACCCTGCCGCAAGCCCAGCGTTTGTGCTACCGAGCAGCGGATTGGGCGCAGCGTGAATCCTTGGTGGCGGCACTGACCCCGTGGTTTATGCAGGTTGCAAAACACTTGGAAACGTTATAG
- the hisA gene encoding 1-(5-phosphoribosyl)-5-[(5-phosphoribosylamino)methylideneamino]imidazole-4-carboxamide isomerase, with product MLLIPAIDLKDGQCVRLRQGRMDDTTVFASNPVDVAQRWVDAGARRLHLVDLNGAFAGKPVNGDVVRAIAARFPNVPVQIGGGIRDAATVAAYLEAGVHYCIIGTKAVQEPQFVIDLCQQFPGHIIVGIDAKNGMVATDGWAEVSSVSAIELAKQFEQAGVSAIVYTDIARDGMMTGVNVDETAKLASSISIPVVASGGVTNMDDIKALCAVEDQGIMGAILGRSIYEGTIDLAEAQRYVNELS from the coding sequence ATGCTACTGATTCCCGCAATTGATTTGAAAGACGGCCAATGCGTGCGCCTGCGCCAAGGTCGGATGGATGACACCACCGTGTTTGCCAGCAACCCCGTCGATGTCGCCCAACGCTGGGTCGATGCGGGCGCACGCCGTCTGCACCTAGTCGATTTAAACGGTGCATTTGCAGGCAAGCCGGTGAATGGCGACGTGGTTCGTGCGATTGCAGCGCGTTTCCCGAATGTGCCGGTACAAATCGGCGGCGGTATCCGCGATGCAGCCACCGTAGCGGCGTATCTGGAAGCGGGCGTGCACTATTGCATTATCGGCACAAAAGCGGTGCAAGAGCCGCAGTTCGTCATCGACTTGTGCCAGCAATTCCCCGGTCACATTATTGTTGGCATTGACGCCAAAAACGGCATGGTGGCAACCGACGGTTGGGCAGAAGTGTCCTCGGTTTCGGCGATTGAACTTGCCAAGCAATTTGAGCAAGCCGGTGTCAGCGCGATTGTTTACACCGACATTGCCCGCGATGGCATGATGACGGGGGTGAACGTGGATGAAACCGCCAAACTCGCGTCTAGCATTAGTATTCCTGTTGTCGCTTCGGGCGGTGTCACCAATATGGATGATATTAAGGCGTTGTGTGCGGTAGAAGATCAGGGAATCATGGGGGCAATCTTAGGGCGGTCGATCTACGAAGGGACGATTGATTTGGCAGAAGCCCAACGCTACGTTAACGAATTGTCCTAA
- the msrA gene encoding peptide-methionine (S)-S-oxide reductase MsrA, with translation MQQAMFGLGCFWGAERKFWQTPGVIRTAVGYAAGHTENPTYRQVCSGTTGHNEVVWVEFDPEQISYDALLKVFWEAHNPTQGMRQGNDVGEQYRSGIYTYSPEQQAAAEASRARYQVALTAAGLGKITTEILAAPTFYPAEEYHQRYLEKNPRGYCGLGGTGVTCG, from the coding sequence ATGCAACAAGCGATGTTTGGCTTAGGGTGCTTTTGGGGCGCAGAACGCAAGTTTTGGCAAACACCGGGTGTCATCCGTACCGCTGTGGGTTATGCAGCAGGGCATACCGAAAACCCTACGTATCGCCAAGTATGCAGCGGTACGACGGGACATAATGAAGTGGTGTGGGTGGAGTTCGATCCAGAACAGATCAGTTACGACGCGCTACTGAAAGTGTTTTGGGAGGCACACAACCCCACCCAAGGGATGCGTCAAGGCAATGACGTGGGTGAACAATACCGTTCCGGCATTTACACCTATTCCCCTGAGCAACAAGCGGCGGCAGAAGCGAGTCGGGCGCGTTATCAGGTGGCATTAACGGCGGCGGGATTGGGTAAAATTACTACTGAAATTCTGGCTGCACCAACGTTTTACCCCGCTGAGGAATACCACCAGCGCTATTTGGAGAAAAATCCACGCGGCTATTGCGGCTTGGGGGGTACTGGGGTGACGTGCGGCTAA
- the queG gene encoding tRNA epoxyqueuosine(34) reductase QueG: MKIAQIQAIGQALGFNAVGVSNIDLSFAEQRLLDWLAQGYHGDMAWMAHHGTKRSRPAELVSGTLSVISVRMDYLPPDSMDAVSILNHPERAYISRYALGRDYHKVIRQRLEKFAQQLQTEIGAFGYRAFTDSAPVLEKPLAVKAGLGWMGKHTNVLSRDAGSWFFLGEIYTDLPLDETGSVSEHCGQCTACIDVCPTQAILAPYVLDARRCISYLTIEYQGSIPLELRPLMGNRIYGCDDCQLICPWNRFAQTSPEADFAVRNGLDSARLSELFQWSESEFMRKLEGSPIRRIGYERWLRNIAVALGNAPVSVSVMALLQHRKMAISSELVREHIDWALEQQKQSDS; encoded by the coding sequence ATGAAAATTGCGCAGATTCAAGCCATTGGTCAGGCACTCGGTTTCAACGCCGTCGGTGTCAGCAATATCGACTTGTCGTTTGCCGAGCAGCGTCTGCTGGATTGGTTGGCGCAAGGCTATCACGGCGACATGGCGTGGATGGCGCACCATGGCACAAAACGCAGCCGCCCCGCCGAATTAGTTTCCGGCACGTTGAGCGTGATCAGTGTGCGCATGGATTATTTACCGCCGGATAGCATGGATGCAGTATCGATCCTCAATCACCCCGAACGCGCTTATATTTCCCGCTATGCTTTAGGGCGTGATTACCACAAAGTGATCCGGCAGCGGCTGGAAAAATTTGCGCAACAATTGCAAACCGAAATCGGTGCATTCGGCTACCGCGCGTTCACCGATAGCGCTCCGGTACTGGAAAAGCCCCTTGCCGTGAAAGCAGGGCTGGGGTGGATGGGTAAGCACACCAATGTTCTCAGCCGTGACGCGGGTTCGTGGTTTTTCCTCGGTGAGATTTACACCGATTTGCCCTTGGATGAAACGGGCAGCGTGTCTGAGCATTGTGGGCAATGCACCGCGTGTATCGACGTTTGCCCCACACAAGCCATTCTCGCGCCGTATGTATTGGATGCGCGACGCTGCATTTCCTACCTCACGATTGAATACCAAGGCAGTATTCCGTTGGAATTGCGCCCGCTCATGGGCAATCGTATTTATGGCTGCGACGACTGCCAGCTTATTTGCCCGTGGAATCGCTTTGCGCAAACCTCGCCGGAAGCGGATTTTGCAGTGCGCAATGGCTTGGACAGTGCGCGATTAAGCGAGTTGTTCCAATGGAGTGAAAGCGAGTTTATGCGCAAGCTGGAAGGTTCGCCGATTCGGCGGATTGGTTACGAGCGTTGGTTGCGCAATATCGCTGTAGCATTGGGAAATGCGCCTGTGAGTGTCTCGGTCATGGCATTATTACAGCATCGCAAAATGGCGATTAGCAGTGAGTTGGTGCGGGAACATATCGACTGGGCACTTGAGCAACAAAAACAATCGGATAGCTAA